The following coding sequences lie in one Leucobacter allii genomic window:
- a CDS encoding 3-isopropylmalate dehydrogenase produces the protein MTNSYSLAVLPGDGIGPEVVACALEVLDAAEARYGFATRRETLAAGANHYLATGELFDAVEAPLRAHDAILFGSMGDPRVTPGILERGFILEMRQRFQQAANVRPVRLYPGVPTPISGLTPERCELVIVRENTEGAYVGRGSTVHAGTAHAVAMQESLNTRAGIERVVDFSFRLALGRRRKLTLVHKTNILVAAGQLWQQVVAEVSASYPEVEVDYVHVDAMCFHLPLTPERFDVVVTDNLFGDIITDLGAVIQGGLGVATSANLNLDGTAPSMFEAIHGSAPDIAGTGTANPAGAILSLALLLGHLGEGEAARAVEAATVEVLGGLPALAGPDMGATTAELGSRIATIVREGRADAALVPDSLLGVLAGLAPSRLAN, from the coding sequence ATGACGAACAGCTACTCCCTCGCGGTCCTGCCAGGCGATGGCATCGGCCCCGAGGTCGTCGCCTGCGCGCTCGAGGTGCTCGACGCGGCGGAGGCCCGCTACGGTTTCGCCACCCGTCGCGAGACCCTCGCCGCCGGCGCGAACCACTACCTCGCCACCGGCGAGCTCTTCGACGCCGTGGAGGCGCCGCTGCGCGCGCACGACGCGATCCTCTTCGGCTCCATGGGCGACCCTCGCGTCACCCCGGGCATCCTCGAGCGCGGCTTCATCCTCGAGATGCGCCAGCGCTTCCAGCAGGCCGCGAACGTACGCCCCGTGCGCCTCTACCCCGGCGTCCCCACCCCGATCTCCGGCCTCACGCCCGAGCGCTGCGAGCTGGTGATCGTGCGCGAGAACACCGAGGGCGCCTACGTCGGCCGCGGCTCCACGGTCCACGCAGGCACCGCGCACGCGGTCGCGATGCAGGAGTCGCTCAACACGCGCGCCGGCATCGAGCGCGTCGTCGACTTCTCCTTCCGGCTCGCCCTGGGCCGCCGCAGGAAGCTGACCCTCGTGCACAAGACGAACATCCTCGTCGCCGCCGGGCAGCTCTGGCAGCAGGTCGTCGCCGAGGTGAGCGCCAGCTACCCCGAGGTCGAGGTCGACTACGTGCACGTCGACGCCATGTGCTTCCATCTCCCGCTCACCCCCGAGCGCTTCGACGTCGTCGTCACCGACAACCTCTTCGGCGACATCATCACCGATCTCGGCGCCGTCATCCAGGGCGGGCTCGGCGTCGCGACGAGCGCCAACCTCAATCTCGACGGCACGGCGCCGAGCATGTTCGAGGCGATCCACGGCTCGGCGCCCGACATCGCGGGCACCGGCACCGCGAACCCCGCCGGAGCGATCCTCTCCCTCGCACTCCTGCTCGGCCACCTCGGCGAGGGCGAGGCGGCGCGCGCCGTCGAGGCCGCGACCGTCGAGGTGCTGGGCGGCCTTCCCGCGCTCGCGGGTCCCGACATGGGGGCGACGACCGCCGAGCTGGGATCCCGCATCGCGACCATCGTGCGCGAAGGGCGCGCGGACGCCGCGCTCGTGCCGGACTCGCTGCTCGGCGTGCTCGCGGGTCTCGCGCCCTCGCGCCTCGCGAACTGA
- a CDS encoding VOC family protein has protein sequence MALPRMDHVSVVVRDLEEAIAFFAELGLTLDGRAAITDSAAAAVTGIPGMRTEIAMMRTPDGHGALELTRYDAPEPIAPAPGPETPQALGLRTVMFEVADIDDAVRRLRRLGGELVDRVVPYGGAYRLCYLRGPDGILVALAERIDGEAGTEQEAADGDAAVGDTADRDTAES, from the coding sequence ATGGCCCTGCCGCGCATGGATCACGTCAGCGTCGTCGTCCGCGATCTCGAGGAGGCGATCGCATTCTTCGCCGAGCTCGGCCTGACGCTGGACGGGCGCGCGGCGATCACGGACTCCGCAGCGGCGGCCGTGACCGGGATCCCCGGCATGCGCACCGAGATCGCGATGATGCGCACCCCCGACGGACACGGTGCCCTCGAGCTCACGCGCTACGACGCGCCGGAGCCGATCGCACCCGCGCCCGGGCCGGAGACGCCGCAGGCCCTCGGACTGCGCACCGTGATGTTCGAGGTCGCCGACATCGACGACGCCGTGCGGCGGCTCCGGCGCCTCGGCGGCGAGCTCGTCGATCGTGTGGTCCCGTACGGCGGCGCGTACCGGCTCTGCTACCTGCGCGGACCCGACGGGATCCTCGTGGCGCTCGCCGAGCGGATCGACGGCGAGGCCGGAACCGAGCAGGAGGCCGCCGACGGGGACGCCGCCGTCGGGGACACCGCCGACCGGGACACCGCCGAGAGCTGA
- a CDS encoding TetR/AcrR family transcriptional regulator — protein MSSTDAPTVPSRQARRKAATRAGILRAADALFAERGYAETAIEDIAEAADVAVRTIYTHFPSKAAILLDHFDDWLDAFVAAFSARPPDEPICAAVRAASRAADGRCPGGDSWQAMGGALPIVEDLVAGSPDIAGHVLQRWMRAQERIAADAAARGSWPAGSVEPRARAVAAFTAWIAAVSEIRSGSPDVDPGIDVLARVTSGEL, from the coding sequence ATGTCCTCGACCGACGCGCCGACCGTCCCGTCGCGGCAGGCGCGCCGCAAGGCGGCCACCCGCGCCGGCATCCTGCGGGCCGCGGACGCGCTTTTCGCCGAACGCGGCTACGCCGAGACCGCGATCGAGGACATCGCGGAGGCCGCGGACGTCGCCGTCCGCACCATCTACACGCACTTCCCGTCCAAGGCCGCGATCCTGCTCGATCACTTCGACGACTGGCTCGACGCCTTCGTCGCGGCGTTCAGCGCCCGCCCGCCCGACGAGCCGATCTGCGCGGCCGTCCGCGCCGCCTCCCGGGCGGCGGACGGTCGCTGCCCCGGCGGCGACTCCTGGCAGGCGATGGGCGGAGCGCTGCCGATCGTCGAGGACCTGGTTGCGGGTTCCCCCGACATCGCGGGCCACGTGCTCCAGCGCTGGATGCGCGCGCAGGAGCGGATCGCGGCCGACGCGGCCGCCCGCGGGTCGTGGCCCGCGGGCTCCGTCGAGCCGCGGGCCCGCGCGGTCGCCGCCTTCACGGCCTGGATCGCCGCCGTGTCCGAGATCCGCTCGGGATCGCCCGACGTCGATCCGGGGATCGACGTCCTCGCCCGCGTCACCTCGGGCGAGCTTTAA
- a CDS encoding winged helix-turn-helix transcriptional regulator: MEPQQHERRECDAAVSLAFTILGKRWNGMIIDALGSGPLAFAALRRAVPGISDAVLSDRLGELADAVLISRSVDPGPPVSVSYALTTAGERLIPVLGELGRWASEHLGGPAER; encoded by the coding sequence ATGGAGCCCCAGCAGCACGAGCGACGTGAATGCGATGCCGCGGTGAGCCTCGCCTTCACGATCCTCGGGAAGCGCTGGAACGGCATGATCATCGACGCGCTCGGCTCGGGTCCGCTCGCCTTCGCCGCGCTGCGCCGGGCGGTGCCGGGCATCAGCGACGCCGTGCTCTCCGATCGCCTCGGCGAGCTCGCCGACGCGGTGCTCATCTCCCGCAGCGTCGATCCCGGCCCGCCGGTCTCGGTGAGCTACGCGCTCACGACCGCCGGTGAGCGGCTCATCCCCGTGCTCGGGGAGCTCGGGCGCTGGGCGTCCGAGCACCTCGGCGGCCCGGCGGAGCGGTGA
- a CDS encoding FMN-dependent NADH-azoreductase, producing the protein MTLFRLDASILPATSASRALGDLVEQEWSAAHPESSIVRRDLAAEPIAATAWQAAVTAGFVPEAERSEAQRDAATLATTLADELISADALLFTVPLYNFGVSQHFKTWFDVAYTDSRIDPEGTALNGKPATLVTVLGGNYGPGTPKDGWDHSTAWLRRVLEDVWGLDLRVVERPFTLVGVNPALDAFSDMAAELKQQAEADASRSGRELAALRAERAAA; encoded by the coding sequence GTGACCCTCTTCCGCCTCGACGCCAGCATCCTCCCCGCGACGTCCGCGAGCCGCGCGCTCGGCGACCTCGTGGAGCAGGAATGGTCGGCCGCGCATCCCGAGTCGAGCATCGTGCGCCGCGACCTCGCCGCGGAGCCCATCGCCGCCACCGCCTGGCAGGCGGCCGTGACGGCGGGCTTCGTCCCCGAGGCCGAGCGCAGCGAGGCCCAGCGCGACGCCGCGACCCTCGCGACGACGCTCGCGGACGAGCTCATCTCGGCGGACGCGCTGCTCTTCACCGTGCCGCTCTACAACTTCGGCGTCTCCCAGCACTTCAAGACCTGGTTCGACGTCGCGTACACCGACTCCCGCATCGACCCGGAGGGCACCGCGCTGAACGGCAAGCCCGCCACGCTCGTCACCGTACTCGGCGGCAATTACGGCCCCGGCACTCCGAAGGACGGCTGGGATCACTCGACCGCATGGCTGCGCCGCGTGCTCGAGGACGTGTGGGGCCTGGACCTGCGGGTCGTGGAGCGCCCCTTTACCCTCGTCGGGGTGAACCCCGCGCTCGACGCCTTCTCCGACATGGCCGCGGAGCTCAAGCAGCAGGCGGAGGCCGACGCGAGCCGATCCGGCCGCGAACTCGCCGCCCTGCGCGCCGAGCGCGCGGCGGCCTGA
- a CDS encoding NYN domain-containing protein, with product MTDTQNGRVAVYLDFDNIVLSWYDRVHGRNSFARDRQKIAEDPTAPGIAERLRAAVVDVGAIIDYASSFGTLVLTRAYADWSAPMNAEYRSQLVARAVDLVQLFPAAAYAKNGADIRLAVDAVEDMFRLDDLTHVVIVAGDSDYVPLAQRCKRLGRYVVGIGVAGSTAKSLTAACDEFAAYDALPGIERPERGAAEPGRGASARGSRRGGGARASADSGAAVDETAGSGSSGSGTAGAGAVGSDAGGSGAEGSETAATGGGDRDRRSREAVAHAAHPGAAIDAHDGMEDDEETESAEDRDIAVTGLLIRALWLSQDKDDSGWLYSSAVKQQMRRMDPSFNEKALGFRSFSDFLKSRSDVAELEETGHERLVRLRDQGN from the coding sequence GTGACGGATACCCAGAACGGTCGCGTGGCGGTCTACCTCGATTTCGACAACATCGTGCTCTCCTGGTACGACCGGGTGCACGGGAGGAACTCCTTCGCGCGGGATCGCCAGAAGATCGCCGAGGATCCGACGGCGCCCGGCATCGCCGAGCGCCTGCGCGCCGCGGTCGTCGACGTCGGCGCGATCATCGACTACGCCTCCTCCTTCGGCACCCTCGTCCTCACCCGCGCCTACGCGGACTGGTCGGCGCCCATGAACGCCGAGTACCGCTCCCAGCTCGTCGCGCGCGCCGTCGACCTCGTGCAGCTCTTCCCCGCCGCCGCTTACGCGAAGAACGGCGCGGACATCCGTCTCGCCGTGGACGCGGTGGAGGACATGTTCCGCCTCGACGACCTCACCCACGTCGTCATCGTCGCCGGCGACTCGGACTACGTGCCGCTCGCGCAGCGCTGCAAGCGGCTCGGCCGCTACGTGGTCGGCATCGGCGTCGCCGGGTCGACGGCGAAGTCCCTGACCGCGGCCTGCGACGAGTTCGCCGCCTACGACGCGCTTCCGGGCATCGAACGCCCCGAGCGCGGTGCCGCGGAGCCCGGGCGCGGGGCGTCGGCGCGGGGGAGTCGGCGCGGCGGGGGTGCGCGCGCCTCGGCGGACTCCGGAGCCGCGGTCGATGAGACGGCCGGATCCGGCAGCTCGGGATCGGGCACCGCGGGAGCCGGGGCCGTCGGGTCCGACGCCGGAGGATCAGGGGCCGAGGGGTCGGAGACCGCTGCGACGGGCGGCGGGGATCGGGATCGGCGCTCCCGCGAGGCGGTGGCGCATGCGGCGCACCCGGGCGCGGCCATCGACGCCCACGACGGGATGGAGGACGACGAGGAGACCGAGTCGGCCGAGGATCGCGATATCGCCGTGACGGGCCTCCTCATCCGCGCGCTCTGGCTGAGCCAGGACAAGGACGACTCGGGCTGGCTCTACAGCTCCGCGGTGAAGCAGCAGATGCGACGCATGGACCCCTCCTTCAACGAGAAGGCGCTCGGCTTCCGCAGCTTCTCCGACTTCCTGAAGTCGCGCTCGGACGTCGCGGAGCTCGAGGAGACGGGGCACGAGCGGCTCGTGCGGCTGCGCGACCAGGGCAATTGA
- a CDS encoding ester cyclase, producing the protein MIRSTEATIRGFLEHVRSGRAPERAADFLAPVVLAHQVAAGTREVVERSPADYTAHVEEMLEMFGAFDFAVEELLVDGDRGYARWVQRGHHIGVIAGHAPTGRPIETIGSAVYRIADGRIAEYWIQLDAAGLAAQLA; encoded by the coding sequence ATGATCCGCAGCACCGAAGCGACCATCCGCGGTTTCCTGGAGCACGTCCGCAGCGGGCGCGCCCCGGAGCGCGCGGCCGACTTCCTCGCGCCGGTCGTGCTCGCGCACCAGGTCGCCGCCGGCACGCGCGAGGTGGTCGAGCGTTCCCCCGCCGACTACACGGCGCACGTCGAGGAGATGCTCGAGATGTTCGGCGCCTTCGACTTCGCCGTCGAGGAGCTGCTGGTCGACGGCGATCGCGGCTACGCCCGGTGGGTGCAGCGGGGTCACCACATCGGCGTCATCGCCGGACATGCGCCGACGGGCCGTCCGATCGAGACCATCGGCAGCGCGGTGTATCGCATCGCCGACGGCCGGATCGCCGAGTACTGGATCCAGCTGGACGCGGCCGGCCTCGCCGCGCAGCTCGCATAG
- a CDS encoding primary-amine oxidase: protein MGSHPLDSLSADELSRTSALLARERGIDGSWRYASIILREPPKAEVLAWREGDPIVRRALAVLWDKRSNEVYEAVANLSDDALESWTHVPGVTPNFTVDEYHDCDVALRADAGVRAVLAARGIDPELVLFDLWTYGNAVMPPQWRDRRLGWVDIWKRAAPGGNPYAHPVSGLKIVVDVNTLEVLEIDDGHDRGFPEVDAEYVPELRGEAPRTDLKPLDIVQPEGVSFELDGSRIRWQDWEFRLGFNYREGPVLYQLRFKDGEEYRDIAYRMSLAEMIVPYRDSSFDHYRRTAFDIGEWGLGYMCTSLELGCDCLGEITYLDGVLPNTAGEPVVTKNVICLHEEDDAVLWKHVDPDAGTEVRRMRRFVVSVHATVANYEYLVYWRFYPDGNIECEIRATGIMVSTPMEDEAAAHPTGTVIDRRTYAPHHQHFLVAHLDLDVDGGGNTVVESDSLPAPISDANPFGLDLNTRGTVIASERDAGRRYDWERQRAWKVQNPGRLNAWGAPTAYKLVPTGSFPAMFDEASPILRRNPVIGNQLWVTRHHDAEMWPAGDYPTQSADDLGNGMSAWIADDEGLVDTDVVLWYVFGIHHITRAEDWPIMPVDKVAFTLKPFGFFDRNPALDAPRSPAKGSGACCAGGAGSCTCGHGEAAGGHGEAADGHGGGGHPADHGAGGKTATEH, encoded by the coding sequence ATGGGATCCCACCCGCTCGATTCGCTGTCCGCAGACGAACTCTCCCGCACCTCCGCGCTGCTCGCCCGCGAGCGGGGCATCGACGGCTCCTGGCGCTACGCCTCGATCATCCTCCGCGAACCGCCGAAAGCCGAGGTGCTCGCCTGGCGCGAGGGGGATCCGATCGTCCGACGCGCCCTCGCGGTGCTCTGGGACAAGCGCAGCAACGAGGTCTACGAGGCCGTCGCGAACCTCAGCGACGACGCGCTCGAATCCTGGACCCATGTGCCGGGCGTCACCCCCAACTTCACCGTCGACGAGTACCACGACTGCGACGTCGCCCTGCGCGCCGACGCCGGGGTGCGCGCCGTGCTCGCGGCCCGCGGCATCGACCCCGAGCTCGTGCTCTTCGACCTGTGGACCTACGGCAACGCCGTCATGCCGCCGCAGTGGCGCGACCGCCGTCTGGGCTGGGTCGACATCTGGAAGCGCGCCGCCCCGGGCGGCAACCCGTACGCGCACCCGGTGAGCGGGCTGAAGATCGTGGTGGACGTCAACACGTTGGAGGTGCTCGAGATCGACGACGGCCACGACCGCGGCTTCCCCGAGGTCGACGCCGAGTACGTCCCCGAGCTGCGCGGCGAGGCTCCGCGCACGGACCTGAAGCCCCTCGACATCGTGCAGCCCGAAGGCGTCTCCTTCGAGCTCGACGGCTCGCGCATCCGCTGGCAGGACTGGGAGTTCCGACTCGGCTTCAACTACCGCGAGGGGCCCGTGCTCTACCAACTGCGCTTCAAGGACGGCGAAGAGTACCGGGACATCGCCTACCGCATGTCCCTCGCCGAGATGATCGTGCCCTACCGCGATTCGAGCTTCGACCACTACCGCCGCACGGCCTTCGACATCGGCGAGTGGGGCCTCGGCTACATGTGCACCTCGCTCGAACTCGGCTGCGACTGCCTCGGCGAGATCACCTACCTCGACGGGGTGCTGCCGAACACGGCGGGAGAACCCGTCGTGACGAAGAACGTCATCTGTCTCCACGAGGAGGACGACGCCGTGCTCTGGAAGCACGTCGACCCCGACGCGGGCACGGAGGTGCGGCGCATGCGCCGCTTCGTGGTCTCCGTCCATGCGACGGTGGCGAACTACGAGTACCTCGTCTACTGGCGCTTCTATCCCGACGGCAACATCGAGTGCGAGATCCGCGCCACCGGGATCATGGTCTCCACGCCGATGGAGGACGAGGCGGCCGCTCACCCGACGGGCACCGTGATCGACCGCCGCACCTACGCGCCGCACCACCAGCACTTCCTCGTCGCGCACCTCGATCTCGACGTCGACGGGGGCGGCAACACCGTCGTCGAATCGGACTCCCTGCCCGCGCCGATCAGCGACGCGAACCCCTTCGGTCTGGACCTGAACACGCGCGGCACCGTGATCGCCTCGGAGCGGGACGCCGGGCGCCGCTACGACTGGGAGCGGCAGCGCGCCTGGAAGGTGCAGAACCCGGGCCGCCTGAACGCCTGGGGCGCGCCGACGGCCTACAAGCTCGTGCCGACGGGCTCGTTCCCGGCGATGTTCGACGAGGCCTCGCCGATCCTCCGCCGCAATCCCGTCATCGGCAATCAGCTCTGGGTGACGCGGCACCACGACGCGGAGATGTGGCCGGCGGGCGACTACCCGACGCAGTCGGCCGACGACCTCGGCAACGGCATGAGCGCGTGGATCGCCGACGACGAGGGTCTCGTCGACACCGATGTGGTGCTCTGGTACGTCTTCGGCATCCACCACATCACCCGCGCGGAGGACTGGCCGATCATGCCCGTCGACAAGGTCGCCTTCACGCTGAAGCCCTTCGGCTTCTTCGACCGCAACCCCGCGCTCGACGCACCGCGCTCACCCGCGAAGGGCTCGGGCGCCTGCTGCGCCGGCGGCGCGGGATCCTGCACCTGCGGCCACGGCGAGGCCGCAGGCGGCCACGGCGAGGCCGCAGACGGGCACGGCGGGGGCGGACACCCCGCGGACCACGGCGCCGGCGGGAAGACCGCGACGGAGCACTGA
- a CDS encoding amidohydrolase: MTELTAEAKETARAWIDAHLDQLTDWHTRIWELAEPAWREYRSQQWYVERLRAEGFEVEDGSAGMPTAFSARWSNGDGPTLLTYAEYDAVPGNSQAATTTEAPREGLTRFAPGHTDPHSVLGISTLAGVLAAKHAMERHGIMGTLHYTGEPAEKMHGSKVVHGLRGYYDDADAIVSFHPFYMLPLCNTARWDTQCGAYYSKVYSFVCDHPETWQLSSADPNSPIPASHSAARAPGANASLMQMYTASRTMLDSMLPATGGWSFSDAILSDGQATADNLPQRVARIQFSWRTPDIEMAEHILAVLDRNAAAAATMGHCALEERWIARSRPGRTNHAMASALYANLEEVGAPVYGAEAVAVAQEIQRSLGLEPSERPFLAETEQLIEPQEAERALREHMPAWQRNWTSDDYVEMSHYAPLVRFYVSRPALQPVPGAGPYPAWVMNALGGIPETIAPTIVTAGKTVAGTFLDLLTRPELLAEAQREFAERTAAEPMPALLPADFAPPIELPWPDYRTDPAGGGHRHW, from the coding sequence GTGACCGAGCTCACCGCCGAGGCGAAGGAGACCGCGCGCGCGTGGATCGACGCGCACCTCGATCAGCTCACCGACTGGCACACCCGTATCTGGGAGCTCGCCGAACCCGCGTGGCGCGAGTACCGCTCGCAGCAGTGGTACGTCGAGCGACTGCGCGCCGAGGGCTTCGAGGTCGAGGACGGCTCGGCCGGCATGCCGACGGCGTTCAGCGCGCGCTGGTCGAACGGCGACGGCCCGACCCTGCTCACCTACGCCGAGTACGATGCGGTGCCGGGCAACAGCCAGGCCGCGACCACCACCGAGGCCCCTCGCGAGGGGCTCACCCGCTTCGCGCCGGGCCACACCGATCCGCACTCGGTGCTCGGCATCTCGACGCTCGCCGGCGTCCTCGCCGCGAAGCACGCGATGGAGCGTCACGGCATCATGGGCACCCTGCACTACACGGGGGAGCCCGCGGAGAAGATGCACGGCTCGAAGGTGGTGCACGGCCTCCGCGGCTACTACGACGACGCCGACGCGATCGTCTCCTTCCATCCCTTCTACATGCTGCCGCTGTGCAACACCGCGCGCTGGGACACGCAGTGCGGGGCGTACTACAGCAAGGTCTACAGCTTCGTCTGCGACCACCCGGAGACCTGGCAGCTCTCGAGCGCCGACCCGAACTCGCCGATCCCCGCCTCGCACTCGGCCGCGCGGGCGCCCGGCGCGAATGCCTCGCTCATGCAGATGTACACGGCCTCGCGCACCATGCTCGACTCGATGCTGCCGGCGACGGGCGGCTGGAGCTTCTCCGACGCGATCCTGAGCGACGGTCAGGCGACCGCGGACAATCTGCCGCAGCGGGTCGCCCGGATCCAGTTCTCGTGGCGCACCCCTGACATCGAGATGGCCGAGCACATCCTCGCGGTCCTCGATCGCAACGCCGCCGCCGCCGCGACCATGGGGCACTGCGCGCTCGAGGAGCGCTGGATCGCCCGCAGCCGGCCGGGCCGCACCAACCACGCCATGGCATCGGCCCTCTACGCGAACCTCGAGGAGGTGGGCGCACCCGTCTACGGCGCCGAGGCCGTCGCGGTCGCGCAGGAGATCCAGCGCTCCCTCGGCCTCGAGCCGAGCGAGCGGCCGTTCCTCGCGGAGACGGAGCAGCTCATCGAGCCGCAGGAGGCGGAGCGGGCGCTGCGGGAGCACATGCCCGCGTGGCAGCGGAACTGGACGAGCGACGACTACGTCGAGATGAGCCACTACGCGCCGCTCGTGCGCTTCTACGTGTCGCGGCCGGCGTTGCAGCCGGTGCCCGGGGCCGGGCCGTATCCGGCGTGGGTGATGAACGCGCTCGGCGGGATCCCCGAGACCATCGCCCCCACGATCGTGACCGCGGGCAAGACCGTCGCCGGGACCTTCCTCGATCTCCTCACCCGCCCCGAGCTGCTGGCGGAGGCGCAGCGGGAGTTCGCCGAGCGGACGGCCGCCGAGCCGATGCCCGCGCTGCTGCCGGCGGACTTCGCGCCGCCGATCGAGCTGCCCTGGCCCGACTATCGGACGGATCCCGCGGGCGGCGGGCACCGCCACTGGTAG
- a CDS encoding C-terminal binding protein, with protein sequence MQENGTAGTRIAVYTDTDDTDVAQGVRLLEEAGFTVRRLDTRDPAEIIAGAQGAEVLLPGYAAITREIIEALPSLRLIALMSMGFDYVDLEAASERGVWVTNVPGAATEEVATHALAILLHASRQLPFYLASATPEDWNARAATPPPRLSEATLGIVGLGKIGRELARLAGPLFGRVLGTDPLLPDTPETRAQLAELGIERAELPELRRSADVLSLHLPLTAETERMVDAGFLAEMPRGAVLVNVSRGALIDEPALAAALDDGHLAAAALDVLSEEPPAPGHPLLGRDDVVLTPHIAYFSARTETEYVRIQAQNAVSLARTGEPDSPVNRPA encoded by the coding sequence ATGCAGGAGAACGGGACAGCGGGGACGCGGATCGCCGTCTACACCGACACCGACGACACGGACGTCGCGCAGGGCGTGCGGCTGCTCGAGGAGGCGGGCTTCACCGTCCGCCGACTCGACACCCGCGACCCCGCCGAGATCATCGCGGGCGCGCAGGGCGCCGAGGTGCTGCTGCCCGGCTACGCGGCGATCACCCGCGAGATCATCGAGGCGCTGCCGAGCCTCCGGCTCATCGCGCTCATGTCGATGGGCTTCGACTACGTCGACCTCGAGGCCGCGAGCGAGCGCGGGGTGTGGGTGACGAACGTGCCGGGCGCCGCCACCGAGGAGGTCGCCACGCACGCGCTGGCGATCCTGCTCCACGCGAGCCGGCAGCTGCCGTTCTACCTCGCCTCGGCGACGCCCGAGGACTGGAACGCGCGCGCGGCGACCCCGCCGCCGCGGCTGAGCGAGGCGACGCTCGGCATCGTCGGGCTCGGCAAGATCGGCCGCGAGCTCGCACGGCTCGCCGGCCCGCTCTTCGGGCGGGTGCTCGGCACCGACCCGCTGCTGCCCGACACCCCCGAGACCCGCGCCCAGCTCGCCGAGCTCGGCATCGAGCGCGCGGAGCTCCCCGAGCTGCGTCGCTCCGCCGACGTGCTCTCCCTGCACCTGCCCCTCACGGCGGAGACCGAGCGGATGGTCGACGCCGGCTTCCTGGCCGAGATGCCCCGCGGCGCGGTGCTCGTCAACGTCTCCCGCGGCGCGCTGATCGACGAGCCGGCGCTCGCCGCCGCGCTCGACGACGGCCACCTCGCGGCGGCCGCCCTCGACGTGCTCTCGGAGGAGCCGCCGGCACCGGGCCATCCGCTGCTCGGACGCGACGATGTCGTGCTGACGCCGCACATCGCCTACTTCTCGGCGCGCACCGAGACCGAGTACGTGCGCATTCAGGCGCAGAACGCCGTGAGCCTCGCGCGGACGGGGGAGCCGGACTCGCCGGTGAACCGTCCCGCGTAG